The following is a genomic window from Longimicrobiales bacterium.
CCCCGGCGCGGCGCTTCTACACCGGACAGACCGTTCGGCGAGTTCGACGGCTGCATCGGCGGCTGGCAGGTCGAGGGCGAGCCGTACACCATGGCGCCGGGCGAGAGGTTCGACTGGTGGCGTGCGCGCATGCTCGGCGGCCGCACGAACCACTGGGGTCGCATCTCGCTGCGCTTCGGCCCCGACGACTTCCGGCGCGGCAGCATGGACGGCCTCGGCGACGACTGGCCGATCGACTACGACGACATTGCGCCGTACTACGACCGCGTCGATCGCCTCGTCGGCATTTTCGGCAGCCGCGAGGGACTGCCCAACGATCCCGACGGCATCTTCCAGCCCGCTCCCCGTCCTCGCTGCTACGAGCTGCTGATCAAGGACGCGTGCGACCGGCTCGGCATCACGTGCATCCCTGCACGCCTGTCCATCCTGACGCAGCCGCTCGGCAACCGCGTGCCCTGTCATTACTGCGGCCAGTGCGGCCGCGGCTGCATGACCAACTCCAATTTCTCGAGTCCCGAGGTGCTGATCCGCCCGGCGCTGGCGACGGGCAACCTCACGCTCTACCTGGAAGCCATGGCGCGCGAGGTGACGGTGGATGCGCGCGGCCACGCGACCGGCGTCTCCTACGTCGACAAGGCCACGGGCGAGGATCGCCACGTGCGTGCACGCATCGTCGTACTGGCGGCCAGTGCGTGCGAGAGCGCGCGACTGCTGCTCAACTCGAAGTCGTCGCAGTTCCCGGACGGCCTCGCCAACGGCAGCGGCATGGTCGGCAGGTACCTGACCGACACGACGGGCGCCGGTGTGCAGGGCTTCATCCCGAAGATGATGGAGCGGCCGCCGCACAACGAGGATGGCTCGGGCAGCGGTCACATCTTCATGCCGTGGTGGCTCGACAACCGCACGCTCGACTTCCCGCGCGGCTATCACATCGAGGTCGGTGGCGGCTTCGATATGCCCGGCTACGGCGTGCTGGGCGGCGTCGAGCGGTATCCCGCGGGCGGCGGCTGGGGCAGACAGCTCAAGGACGACTACCGTCGCTACTTCGGCGCGACGGTCGGCTTCGCGGGCCGCGGCGAGATGGTGCCGAACGAGAACTGCTACTGCGAGATCGATCCGGACGTCGTCGACCGCTGGGGCATCCCCGTGCTGCGCTTCCACTGGCAGTGGAGCGACCACGAGGTCCAGCAGGCGAAGCACATGCAGGAGACCTTCCGCTCCATCGTCGAAGCCATGGGCGGCGAGGTGTTCGCGCCGATGCCGACGCGCGAGGAGCGCTACGGCCTGATGAACGGCGGCTCGATCATCCACGAGCTGGGCTGTGTGCGCATGGGCAACGACCCGGCGCGGTCTGTCGTCGATGCGAACTGCAGGGCGCACGAGGTGCCGAACCTGTTCGTTGCCGATGGCGGTCCATTCGTCAGCCAGCCGGACAAGAACCCGACATGGACGATC
Proteins encoded in this region:
- a CDS encoding GMC family oxidoreductase, whose amino-acid sequence is MIQLRRNRQEYDVCIIGSGAGGGMAAYMLTQAGARVSVIEAGPKWYSSEDSAMLKWNYDSPRRGASTPDRPFGEFDGCIGGWQVEGEPYTMAPGERFDWWRARMLGGRTNHWGRISLRFGPDDFRRGSMDGLGDDWPIDYDDIAPYYDRVDRLVGIFGSREGLPNDPDGIFQPAPRPRCYELLIKDACDRLGITCIPARLSILTQPLGNRVPCHYCGQCGRGCMTNSNFSSPEVLIRPALATGNLTLYLEAMAREVTVDARGHATGVSYVDKATGEDRHVRARIVVLAASACESARLLLNSKSSQFPDGLANGSGMVGRYLTDTTGAGVQGFIPKMMERPPHNEDGSGSGHIFMPWWLDNRTLDFPRGYHIEVGGGFDMPGYGVLGGVERYPAGGGWGRQLKDDYRRYFGATVGFAGRGEMVPNENCYCEIDPDVVDRWGIPVLRFHWQWSDHEVQQAKHMQETFRSIVEAMGGEVFAPMPTREERYGLMNGGSIIHELGCVRMGNDPARSVVDANCRAHEVPNLFVADGGPFVSQPDKNPTWTILALSMRTSEHVARLMKEGAL